From bacterium, a single genomic window includes:
- a CDS encoding HAD hydrolase-like protein has translation MDIYIDLDGPILDVSEKYYAVYRYILGKTAPNILSKDAYWEMKKNRVPSEEIFKESGVELSQEISLHRWKQLIETPEFLKYDIMWPWVPDVLKTLYNNYSLILITLRNSYENLIDELRDFEILDFFKTILTEKDNGGSLYTKKRLLENYPEFIPVSSIIVGDTEVDILAGKELNIKTIAVLSGIRNRELLESLCPDFIIDNISSLPSITKQIE, from the coding sequence TTGGATATTTATATAGACCTTGATGGCCCTATACTTGATGTATCTGAAAAGTATTATGCGGTTTATCGATATATTTTAGGGAAAACGGCACCTAATATTCTGTCAAAAGATGCCTATTGGGAGATGAAGAAAAATCGTGTGCCCAGCGAAGAAATTTTCAAGGAAAGTGGAGTAGAACTAAGTCAAGAAATATCTCTTCACAGATGGAAACAGTTAATTGAAACGCCTGAATTTCTGAAATACGATATTATGTGGCCCTGGGTGCCAGATGTTCTGAAAACCCTTTATAATAACTATTCCCTTATCTTAATTACCCTGAGAAATTCTTATGAAAACTTGATAGACGAACTTCGAGATTTTGAGATACTCGATTTTTTTAAAACTATTCTGACCGAAAAAGATAACGGAGGTTCTCTTTATACCAAAAAAAGATTATTAGAAAATTATCCGGAGTTTATTCCGGTTTCGTCTATTATTGTGGGAGATACAGAAGTTGATATATTAGCAGGCAAAGAATTAAATATTAAAACTATTGCTGTTTTGAGTGGAATCAGAAACAGAGAATTATTGGAGTCGTTATGTCCTGATTTCATTATAGATAATATATCATCTCTGCCCTCTATCACAAAGCAGATTGAATAA
- a CDS encoding DegT/DnrJ/EryC1/StrS family aminotransferase yields MKIPFVDLKSQYQSIEQEVKEAVIKVMEQANFILGEEVKLFEEEFARLCEAKYGIGVASGTDALHLALLACGIAEGDEVILPANTFIATPLAVSQAGAKPVLVDIDSLTYNIDLSKIEECITLRTKAIMPVHLYGQPVDMDVLTNLAKKYNLWIIEDACQAHLAEYNGRKVGAIGDIGAFSFYPGKNLGAYGDGGLVVTNNAQLAEKVKMLRDYGQKVKYHHLFKGFNSRLDTMQAAILRVKLKYLEKWNSLRIQHAQKYSELLGGTEVITPTKAPYAKHVYHLYVIRTKQRDELQKYLTDKGISVGIHYPIPIHLQKAYEDLEYKIGTFPITEKYANEILSLPMFPELTVEQIEMVVNSIKEFGQ; encoded by the coding sequence ATGAAGATACCGTTTGTTGACCTTAAATCCCAGTATCAATCAATTGAACAAGAGGTTAAAGAGGCTGTAATAAAGGTGATGGAACAGGCTAATTTTATTTTAGGAGAGGAGGTAAAACTCTTTGAGGAAGAATTTGCTCGTTTGTGTGAGGCAAAGTATGGTATTGGTGTCGCCTCAGGCACAGATGCCTTACATTTAGCCCTATTGGCATGTGGCATAGCGGAGGGAGATGAAGTGATTCTCCCGGCTAATACCTTTATTGCTACTCCATTAGCGGTATCACAGGCGGGAGCAAAACCTGTTCTTGTCGATATAGACTCTTTGACCTACAATATAGATTTATCAAAGATTGAAGAATGTATTACACTCAGAACAAAGGCTATTATGCCAGTTCATTTGTATGGACAGCCAGTAGATATGGATGTTTTGACTAATCTTGCTAAAAAATACAATCTCTGGATTATTGAGGATGCCTGCCAGGCACATTTAGCCGAATATAATGGAAGAAAAGTAGGTGCGATAGGTGATATTGGTGCCTTTAGTTTCTACCCGGGTAAAAACTTAGGTGCTTATGGTGATGGAGGTCTGGTAGTAACAAATAATGCACAGTTGGCTGAAAAAGTAAAAATGCTTAGAGATTATGGACAGAAGGTCAAGTATCATCACCTATTCAAGGGATTTAATAGTCGGTTGGATACAATGCAAGCCGCTATCCTTCGGGTCAAACTGAAATATCTTGAAAAATGGAATAGCCTGAGAATCCAGCATGCCCAGAAATATTCCGAATTGCTTGGTGGCACAGAGGTGATTACTCCCACAAAAGCTCCTTATGCTAAACATGTCTATCATCTCTATGTTATCAGAACAAAACAAAGAGATGAATTACAAAAATATCTTACAGATAAAGGTATTTCTGTAGGTATTCACTATCCTATACCTATTCATCTTCAGAAGGCTTATGAAGATTTAGAATATAAAATAGGCACATTCCCTATTACTGAAAAATATGCAAATGAGATTCTATCTCTACCAATGTTTCCTGAGTTGACTGTGGAACAAATAGAGATGGTGGTAAATTCCATAAAGGAGTTTGGACAATAA
- a CDS encoding carboxylate--amine ligase, which produces MKRILITGAGGTPSTNFVRSLRVSSENFYLIGVDCNEYSLHRAETNEKYLVPHPTHNDYLPILKEIIQETKPTLIYSQPDQEIYAISKIRKELRDEYKLRVFLPEHKTIELCQDKFASYLKWKEAGLKVPETMRINNEDDLKIAVDKFGTPVWVRATFSPGGGMGSFRAENYNVARAWIDFCDGWGSFTAAECLKPDSITWMSLWKNGELIVGQGRKRLYWELGNRAPSGVTGITGTGITVSDPVVDEIALKTIMAVDNHPNGIFSVDLTYDKDGIPNPTEINIGRFFTTHYFFTSCGLNMPYIFVKLAFDEDVSSFIPKKINPLTPGLAWIRGMDFLPVLTDEKTIRLYKEELEKRRHNLQK; this is translated from the coding sequence ATGAAAAGAATTTTGATTACTGGTGCTGGAGGAACACCCTCAACAAATTTTGTCAGGTCACTGAGAGTCTCCAGTGAAAATTTCTATCTTATCGGTGTTGATTGTAATGAATATTCCTTGCATCGGGCTGAAACTAATGAAAAGTATTTAGTTCCCCATCCGACGCATAATGATTATCTTCCTATCTTAAAGGAGATTATTCAGGAAACAAAACCTACGCTGATTTATTCACAGCCAGACCAGGAAATTTATGCTATCTCAAAGATAAGAAAGGAACTCCGGGATGAGTATAAACTCAGGGTATTTTTGCCAGAGCATAAAACCATAGAATTATGTCAGGATAAATTCGCTTCTTATCTTAAGTGGAAGGAAGCTGGACTTAAAGTTCCAGAGACAATGAGGATAAATAACGAAGATGACCTTAAAATCGCAGTTGATAAATTTGGCACGCCAGTTTGGGTTAGAGCGACATTCAGCCCTGGTGGTGGAATGGGAAGTTTCCGTGCAGAAAATTACAATGTCGCCAGGGCATGGATAGATTTCTGTGACGGTTGGGGTAGTTTTACCGCGGCTGAATGCCTAAAACCAGATTCCATTACCTGGATGTCTCTGTGGAAAAATGGCGAACTAATTGTGGGTCAGGGTAGAAAAAGGCTATATTGGGAACTGGGTAATAGAGCCCCTTCTGGTGTTACAGGAATTACAGGAACAGGAATAACTGTTTCTGACCCGGTTGTTGACGAAATAGCCTTAAAAACCATAATGGCCGTAGATAACCACCCAAATGGAATCTTTTCAGTGGATTTAACCTACGATAAAGACGGTATTCCTAATCCTACAGAAATTAATATTGGTCGATTCTTTACCACGCATTATTTCTTCACTTCTTGTGGGCTAAATATGCCTTATATTTTTGTGAAGTTAGCTTTTGATGAAGATGTTTCTTCTTTTATCCCAAAGAAAATAAACCCCTTAACCCCGGGACTTGCCTGGATTAGAGGAATGGATTTTCTTCCTGTCCTAACCGATGAAAAAACTATAAGGCTATATAAAGAAGAATTAGAGAAAAGGAGACATAATCTCCAGAAATAG
- a CDS encoding Gfo/Idh/MocA family oxidoreductase, translating to MIKIGIIGCGHWGPNYVRNFNALADCKVVECCDLSEEQLNKIKKQFPDITTQTDYLKMLKNPEIDAVVVATSTITHYQIAKDVLEHDKHVLIEKPITYLPKEGQELVKLSNQKGKILMVGHTFLYNAGIRKVKEYIDDGSIGKIYYLHATRTHLGLIREDVNVIWDLAPHDISIFSYFLNMEPINVSAKGGFFLKKDRADVSFLTLEYPNGIIGNIHVSWIDSNKVREIVVVGSKKRIVFDDLNPLEPVRVFEKGVTLEGTYDGFGEFKLALRDGDIISPKVQMIEPLKTQCQHFLNCITHNQTPFTDGKSGVKVVKVLRAIEESLAKNGVAVNV from the coding sequence ATGATAAAAATAGGGATTATTGGATGTGGTCATTGGGGACCTAATTATGTCCGAAATTTTAATGCCTTAGCGGACTGTAAGGTAGTAGAGTGTTGTGACTTGAGCGAGGAACAGCTTAACAAGATTAAAAAACAGTTTCCTGATATAACTACTCAAACAGATTATTTGAAAATGCTTAAGAATCCAGAAATCGATGCCGTTGTCGTGGCGACATCAACTATCACTCATTATCAAATAGCAAAAGATGTGCTTGAGCATGATAAACATGTTCTGATAGAAAAACCAATTACTTACCTGCCTAAAGAAGGTCAAGAATTAGTGAAATTGTCCAATCAAAAGGGCAAGATTTTAATGGTCGGACATACCTTTCTTTACAATGCAGGTATTAGAAAGGTAAAAGAATATATTGATGATGGTAGTATTGGAAAGATTTATTATCTTCATGCTACTCGAACACACCTTGGTTTAATCCGAGAAGATGTTAATGTTATCTGGGACCTGGCACCTCATGACATTTCTATATTTTCTTATTTCCTTAATATGGAACCTATTAATGTTAGTGCCAAAGGTGGGTTCTTCTTGAAAAAAGATAGAGCCGATGTAAGTTTCCTCACATTAGAATATCCTAATGGAATAATTGGGAATATCCATGTAAGTTGGATTGATTCAAATAAAGTTAGAGAAATAGTTGTCGTGGGAAGTAAAAAACGGATTGTTTTTGATGACTTGAATCCTTTAGAGCCAGTCAGGGTATTTGAAAAAGGAGTTACCCTGGAAGGAACTTATGATGGCTTTGGAGAATTTAAGCTTGCCTTGAGAGATGGTGATATTATTAGTCCTAAAGTTCAGATGATAGAACCTTTAAAAACACAATGCCAACATTTTTTAAATTGTATTACTCACAATCAAACTCCTTTTACAGATGGCAAAAGTGGTGTAAAGGTAGTAAAAGTTTTAAGAGCCATTGAGGAATCTTTAGCAAAAAATGGCGTGGCGGTAAATGTGTAA